In the genome of Actinomadura graeca, one region contains:
- a CDS encoding acyl carrier protein: MAEPRLTYEELAEIVARCTGVTVEPAALEPPTVRFEELDVDSLGVLSIVAELERRHRLVLGPDAEDTTTPRELLNLVNDLAANGE; encoded by the coding sequence ATGGCCGAACCCCGGCTCACCTATGAGGAACTCGCCGAGATCGTGGCCCGGTGCACCGGCGTCACGGTGGAGCCCGCCGCCCTCGAACCGCCCACCGTGCGGTTCGAGGAGCTCGACGTCGACTCGCTCGGCGTGCTCAGCATCGTCGCCGAGCTGGAGCGGCGCCACCGGCTCGTCCTCGGCCCGGACGCCGAGGACACCACGACGCCGCGGGAGCTTCTGAACCTGGTCAACGACCTGGCCGCGAACGGAGAATGA